The Triticum dicoccoides isolate Atlit2015 ecotype Zavitan chromosome 6A, WEW_v2.0, whole genome shotgun sequence genome has a window encoding:
- the LOC119317935 gene encoding transport inhibitor response 1-like protein, giving the protein MSAPPSSSPSPAPIPQPAATLAPASMRGAAADDDSSGSSPSRMSEDDDDGDGGAGRGDRWAPDLRGGNGNGGRWAPPDQVLENVLESVLEFLTAARDRNAASLVCRSWYRAEAQTRRELFIGNCYAVSPRRAVERFGGVRAVVLKGKPRFADFSLVPHGWGAYVSPWVAALGPAYPRLERICLKRMTVSDDELALIPKSFPLFKELSLVCCDGFTTRGLAVIAEGCRHLRVLDLTEDYFHEEESEVVDWISKFPESNTSLESLVFDCVSVPFNFEALEALVARSPALRRLRVNDHVSIEQLRRLMARAPHLTHLGTGSFRSEPGPGGALSVSELATSFAASRSLVCLSGFLDANAAYLPAIYQVCANLTSLNFSFAGLTDEEFIPVIRHCINLRTLWVLDTVGDEGLRAVAETCSNLRELRVFPLDATEDSEGSVSDIGLQAISEGCRKLESILYFCQRMTNAAVIAMSENCPDLLVFRLCIMGRHRPDRITGAPMDEGFGAIVMNCKKLTRLSVSGLLTDKAFAYIGRHGKLIKTLSVAFAGNSDMSLQHVFEGCTRLQKLEVRDSPFGDKGLLSGLNYFYNMRFFWMNSCRLTVKGCGDVAQQMPNLVVEVMKENEGEMDTVDKLYLYRSLAGPREDAPSFVNIL; this is encoded by the exons ATGAGCgctcccccctcctcctccccctcccccgctccGATCCCCCAGCCCGCCGCAACCCTAGCCCCCGCCAGCAtgcgcggcgcggcggcggacgacgaCTCCTCCGGCTCGTCGCCGTCGCGGATgtcggaggacgacgacgacggcgacggcggggcgggACGGGGCGACAGGTGGGCGCCGGATCTGAGGGGCGGCAACGGCAACGGCGGGAGGTGGGCGCCGCCGGACCAGGTGCTGGAGAACGTGCTGGAGAGCGTGCTCGAGTTCCTCACGGCGGCGCGCGACCGCAACGCGGCCTCGCTCGTCTGCCGCTCCTGGTACCGCGCCGAGGCGCAGACCCGCCGCGAGCTCTTCATCGGCAACTGCTACGCCGTCTCGCCGCGCCGCGCCGTCGAGCGCTTCGGGGGCGTGCGCGCCGTCGTGCTCAAGGGGAAGCCCCGCTTCGCCGACTTCAGCCTCGTGCCGCACGGCTGGGGCGCCTACGTCTCCCCCTGGGTCGCCGCGCTCGGCCCCGCCTACCCGCGCCTCGAGCGCATCTGCCTCAAGCGGATGACCGTCTCCGACGACGAGCTCGCGCTCATCCCCAAGTCCTTCCCGCTCTTCAAGGAGCTCTCGCTCGTCTGCTGCGACGGCTTCACCACCCGCGGCCTCGCCGTCATCGCCGAGGGCTGCCG GCATCTTCGGGTACTGGATCTGACTGAAGATTATTTccatgaggaggagagcgaggtgGTGGATTGGATCTCCAAGTTTCCAGAGAGCAACACGTCGCTGGAATCGCTTGTATTTGATTGTGTTAGTGTCCCATTCAACTTTGAGGCCCTGGAGGCACTTGTTGCACGCTCACCAGCTCTGCGTCGTCTGCGCGTCAATGATCATGTGTCGATAGAGCAGTTGCGTCGTCTCATGGCAAGGGCACCCCATCTAACTCACCTTGGCACTGGATCATTCCGATCTGAGCCAGGCCCTGGGGGTGCTTTGTCTGTGTCTGAGCTCGCTACCTCTTTCGCGGCGTCCAGATCACTTGTTTGTTTGTCAGGTTTCTTGGATGCCAATGCAGCATACCTCCCAGCAATCTACCAAGTTTGTGCCAATCTCACTTCCCTCAATTTTAGCTTTGCGGGTCTAACAGATGAAGAGTTCATACCAGTTATTCGCCATTGCATCAATCTTCGCACTTTATGG GTTCTTGATACTGTGGGTGATGAAGGCCTTAGGGCTGTGGCTGAAACATGCTCAAATCTCCGTGAGCTACGTGTTTTTCCTCTGGATGCCACCGAGGATTCTGAGGGCTCAGTCTCAGATATTGGTCTCCAGGCAATCTCAGAAGGCTGCCGAAAGCTCGAATCAATTCTCTACTTTTGCCAGCGCATGACAAATGCAGCAGTAATTGCTATGTCCGAGAACTGCCCTGACCTTTTGGTGTTCCGCCTCTGTATTATGGGCCGCCACCGCCCTGATCGGATTACCGGGGCGCCCATGGATGAGGGTTTTGGGGCGATTGTGATGAACTGCAAGAAGCTCACCAGACTCTCAGTCTCTGGCTTGCTCACTGATAAGGCGTTTGCATACATTGGGAGACACGGAAAACTCATAAAGACTCTGTCTGTTGCCTTTGCTGGGAATAGTGACATGTCTCTTCAGCATGTGTTTGAGGGGTGCACTAGGTTGCAGAAGCTCGAGGTCAGAGATAGCCCTTTTGGCGACAAAGGATTGCTCTCTGGCCTGAACTATTTTTACAACATGAGGTTCTTTTGGATGAACTCATGCAGGCTAACTGTGAAGGGTTGTGGGGATGTAGCTCAGCAAATGCCTAATCTGGTGGTTGAAGTAATGAAGGAAAATGAAGGGGAAATGGATACCGTTGATAAGCTGTACCTGTATCGATCGTTGGCAGGACCAAGGGAAGATGCTCCATCATTTGTCAACATCTTGTAG